One Actinomycetospora corticicola genomic window, GCCGTGCCCGCCGCCGCCCGCAGCACCTCGGCCGCGGCCGCGATGCCCGGGGCCGCCGGGCGACCGCCGACCGGCCGCAGCACCTCGGCGAGCGTGAGGACCTGCTCGGTCACCCCGATCACCCGCACCGCGAGCCGACCGGCGGCGAGGAGCGCCTCCGCGCGCCGGAGCTCCGCGTCGTCGGCATCCTCGTGGCCCCCGTCGTCGGGTCGTGGCACCGCCGCCACCCCGGCGGCGACCCGGCCGTCCTCGGCCGCGAGGTCCAGCGCGAGCTCCCGGAGCTCGTCGCAGCGGTCCCGGGTCCGGGTGGCGACGTCGGACGCGGCGGGCCGCCCGCCGGCCGACGACCGCGCCACCGCGGCGACCAGGGCCGCACCCTGCGCCGCGTGGAGCGCGGCGCCGGGACCCGTGCCCGGTACGGGGGCGCGCGCCGCCGCCCCCGCGAGGTACCCCTCGATGGTCTCGGTGCGCACGGCTGGCTCCTCGTGACGGTGGACCCGGCTCAGCGCCGGATCCGGGTCATCTCCGGGTCGACGAGCGGCTCGGCCGCCACGGTCGCCCGCACGGACGCCCCGAAGTACCGGATGTCCACCGCGTCCCCGGGCTCCAGCCCGGCGGGCAGCCAGGCGTAGGCGATCGGGCGGCCCACGGTGTGCCCGAAGGCCGCCGAGGTCACGTGGCCGGCGGGCTCGCCGTCGACGTACACCGGCTCGTGGCCGAGGACCACGCTGCGCCCGTCGTCGACGGTCAGGCAGGTCAGCCGCCGGCCCGCCGTCTCCGCGCTACGCCCCGCGAGGGCGTCCCGCCCCACGAAGTCGCCCTTGGTCTGCGGGCGCACCGCGAACCCGACCCCGGCCTCGTACGGGTCGTGCTCGGTGGACATGTCGGTACCCCAGGCGCGGTAGCCCTTCTCCAGACGCAGGCTGTTGAAGGCGGCCCGCCCGGCCGCGACGACGCCGAGCGGCTGCCCGGCCCGCCAGAGGGCGTCCCAGAGCCGCTGCCCGTACTCAGCGCCGGTGTAGATCTCCCAGCCGAGCTCGCCCACGTAGGACAGCCGCATCGCGACGACGGGCACACCGGCGATCACGGCGCGGACCGATCGGAAGTACCTGAGGCCCTCGTGCGAGAGGTCGGCCGGGGTGAGGGGCTGGACGAGGTCGCGGGCGAGGGGGCCCCACACACCGATGCAGCACGTGCCGCCGGTGACGTCGCGGACCCGCACGCCGGGGTACGCGGCCGCGACCCGCTGGAGGTACTCGACGTCGAGCGGGCCGTTCGCGCCGACCTGGAACTCCTGCTCCCCCAGCCGCGCCACCGTCAGGTCGCTGCGGATGCCGCCCGCCGCGTCGAGGGCGAGCGTGTAGGTCACGGAGCCGACGGACTTGTCCATCTTCCCGGTGGTGATCCCGTCGAGCATCGTGACGGCGTCCGGCCCGCTCACCTCGACCCGCGTCAGCGGCGTCATGTCGTACATCGCCACCGCCGTGCGGGTCCGCCACGCCTCGACCGCGGCGATCGGCGAGTGGAACTGCGCCGCCCACGGGTCGCGCGCGGGCGGGGCCCACTCGGGCGGGAGGTCCGCGACGAGCGGGGCGTTCGCCTCGTACCAGTGCGGGCGCTCCCAGCCATGGGACTGCAGGAACACCGCGCCCAGTTCCTTCTGGCGCGCGTGGAACGGGCTGACCCGGACGTCGCGCGGCGAGAGCCGGGGCTGCAGCGGGTGCACGATGTCGTAGATCTCGACGAAGTTCTGCTGGGCGGTCTCGGAGACGAACTCGTCGGTGGTCTCGAACTCCTCGAACCGGTGCACGGAGCAGCCGTGCAGGTCGATCTCGCTGCGGCCGTCGACGAGCAGCTGCGCGACGCTCCGCGCGACCCCGGCGGAGTGGGTGACCCACACCGCCTCGGCGATCCAGAAGCCGGCCACCTCGGGCGACTCGCCGATCAGTGGCCCGCCGTCGGGGGTGAAGGAGAAGATGCCGTTGAACCCGGTGTCGATCTTCGAGTCGCGCAGCGAGGGCAGCAGCGTCCGGCTGTGCTCCCACTGGGGGGCGAAGTCCTCCTCGGTGAACGGCAGCATCGAGGGCTGGCGGGACTCGCTCATGTCGCCGCCCTGCACCTCGGGCAGCTCGTCCAGCGAGACCGGCATGGGCCGGTGCGCGTAGGAACCGATGCCGAGCCGGTCGTCGTGCTCGCGGTAGTAGAGGTCCTGGTCCTGGTGACGCAGGATCGGCAGCCGGGCCTCGACGTCGGCGTCGTTGCGGCCGACGAGCGCGGGGACCTGGCCGGTGAACACGTACTGGTGGGCGAGCGGGAGCAGCGGCACCTTCATCCCGACCAGCTCGCCGAGGGCCCGGCCCCAGAACCCGCCACACGACACGACGACGTCGGCGGGCACCTCGCCCGCGTCGGTCCGCACCCCGGTCACCCGACCGCCCTGCTGGGACACGCCGGTCACTCGGGTCGACCCGCGGAACACCGCCCCCCGGGCCTGCGCGCGCCGCATGAGGGCGACGACCGCGCGGGAGGCCTTGGCCAGGCCGTCGTCCGTGGTGTGCAGGCCACCGAGGACCTGGTCGGGGTCGAGCAGCGGGTGCAGCTCGAGGCAGCGCTGCGCGTCGACGACCTCCGCCCCGACCCCCCAGGAGGTGGCCCAGCCCTGCTTGCGGTGCAGGTCGGCGAGCCGCTCCGGGGTGGTCGCGACCTCGAGGCCACCGACCGGGTTGAAGCACCAGGCGCCGTCGACGTCCAGCGCCGAGAACTTCTCCTTGGTGTAGGTGGCGAACCGGGTCATGGTCCGCGACGCGTTGGTGGCGAAGACCAGACCGGGCGCGTGGGAGGTGGACCCCCCGGCGAGCGGCAGCGGCCCCTGGTCGAGGACGGTCACGTCGGTCCAGCCGCGGGCGGTGAGCTCGTCGGCCAGGTTGGCGCCGACGATCCCGGCCCCGATGACGACGACGCGGGGGGGGGTGGCCATGGCGTCTCTCTCCAGTCAGGCGGAGGCGGGTGCGAGGGACCGGGCGGCGTCGACGAGACGGTCGACGACGTAGCCCGCGAACGAGGTGCGGACGAGCACGACCAGGTCGTCGTCGCCGTGGGCGACGAGCAGGACGGCGGCCTGGCCGAGCAGCGTCTGCGCGCAGCGGCCCCGGCCGAACCGGGTCGGGCGGAGGTCGAGCGAGCAGCTGGACGCCAGCAGCTCGCGGGCCGAGCGGCCCTGCAGCCGGACCCCGACGCGTTGCGCGGTGACGTCCACGGCCATCCCGCCGAAGGGCGCCGCGAGGGCGTCCACGCGGTCCTCCCAGCGCTCGGGGGTCGCCGTGGCGTCGGTGAGCAGCCACTCGTCCGGGCCGAGGCGCAGGGCCTGCCCGTCCGCGAGGGCGGTCCAGGCGTCGGCCGGGTGCGGGAGCACCCCGCCGAGCGCCGCGCCGAGGGCGGCGAGCGCCCCCGGCTCCGGGTCGACGCGCAGGTCGACGACGCTGACCGGCGGTTCGAGTGTGAGCGTCGGGTCGCCGGTGAGGGCCTCGAGCGTCGCCCGCCGGCTCTCCAGCGGGTGGCGTCGGGTGAGGACGGTGGGAGACGGAGCGGAGCGGAGCTCGACCCCGCTGGTCAGTTCAGCCATCACGACGGGCTCCTTCGGGGTCGACCAGGACGGGGCCGCCGATCTCCACGGACACGAGCTGGTCGCCGATCGGGACGGCGACGACGTCGCCGATGCGCTCCCGACCTCCTCGGACCAGGGCCAGGGCGAACGGCCGCCCGAGAGCGGCGCTGCGGTAGCTGGAGGTGACGTGGCCGAGCATCGGCACCGGGGGCGGCGGCAGCCGCCCGTCGTCGGGAAGGGCGACGACCTGCGAGCCCTCGGGCAGCGTCGTCGTCGCGTCGGTGGGGAGCAGCGAGACGAGGTGCTTGCGCTGCGGGTCGGCGTTGAGCGGGCGGGCGAAGGAGCGCTTCCCGACGAAGTCGGGCTTCTTCCTCGAGACCGCCCACGACATCCCGAGGTCGTGCGGCGTGACGGTGCCGTCGGTGTCCTGCCCGATGATCGGGTAGCCCTTCTCGGCGCGGAGGACGTGCATCGTCTCAGTGCCGTAGGGCGTGATGCCGTACTCGGCGCCCGCGGCGAGGAGCCGGTCCCACAGCGGCGCGGCGTACCAGGAGGCGACGCTGACCTCGAAGGCGAGCTCGCCGGAGAAGGAGATGCGCGCCAGGCGCACCGGCACGCCGTCGAGGACGGTGTCCTGCCAGGTCATGAAGCCGAAGGCGTCGTTCGAGACGTCGACGTCGGCGAACACGCGACCGACGACGTCGCGGGACCGCGGGCCGGCGACCGCGAGGATCGACCACTGCTCGGTGACCGAGGTCAGCCGCACGCGCAGGTCGGGCCACTCCGTCTGGAGCCACTCCTCCATCGTGTCCAGCACGTGGGCGGCGTTGCCGGTGGTGGTGGTGACGAGGAACCGGTCCTCGGCGAGGCGGAGCACCGTCCCGTCGTCGACCACCATGCCGTCGTGGCCGCACATCACGCCGTAGCGCACGCGGCCGACCTTCAGCGTGCTCATCAGGTTCGTGTAGAGGTGGTCGAGCAGCACCCCGGCGTCCGGCCCGCGCACGTCGATCTTGCCGAGCGTCGAGCCGTCCATCATGCCGACCGCGTCCCGCACGGCCGCGCACTCCCGCAGTACCGCCGCGGTCATGTCCTCCCCCGGGTGCGGGTAGTACCGCGCCCGCTTCCACTGCCCCACGTCCTCGAACACCGCCCCGGCCTCGACGTGCCGGTGGTGGACGGGCGTCGTGCGCACCGGGTCGAACAGGTCGCCGCGGTCCCGGCCCGCGAGGGCCGCGAACGGCACCGGCGTGTACGGCGGCCGGAAGGTCGTGGTGCCCATCGCCTCCACCGGGCGGCCGAGGAGCTCCGCGGTGATGCCCGAGGCGAGCACGCCGGAGGTCTTGCCCTGGTCGTGGGCGGTGCCGATCGTGGTGTAGCGCTTCACGTGCTCGACCGAGGTCATCCCGGCCCCGACGGCGCGGGCGACGTCGGCGACCGTCGCGTCCCGGGCGATGTCGACGAACTGGCGGGCCGGGTCGCCCGGGGTGCGCCAGAGCAGCGCGCGCGGGGTGATCTCCTCGGGCCGGGCGGTCGGCGCGTCGTCGCCGCCCGCCTCCCGGAGCACGTCGGCCAGGGCGTAGGCGCCGTTCGCCGCGCCCACCACGGCGGTGCGCGGGAGGTCCCCGGCGGGCCGGAAGGCGACGAGCCCGGCGTCCCAGCGCAGCGGTCCGCCGACGTGGCTGAACAGGTTCGCGGTGGGGTTCCACCCGCCGGCGAGCAGGAGCAGGTCGCAGGGCACCGCCCGGCGGTCCTCCCCCACGAGCACGGCCTCGACCCGCCGCTCCCCGACGGTGCCGCGGACGTCGGTGCCGGCCTCGACGGGCACGCCGGCCTCGGCGCACCGCCGGGCCCAGCCCGCGGGGGCCTGCGGCCGTCCGTCGACGACCCGGACCGAGGCCCCGGCCGCGTGCAGGTCGAGCGCGGCGGCGTAGGCGCTGTCGTCGACGGTGAACACGACGACCTCGCGCCCGGCGAGGACGCCGTACCGGTGCAGCAGGTCGCGCGCGGCGGAGGCGAGCATGACGCCGGGTCGGTCGCCGTCCTCGACGACGATCGGCCGCTCGATCGCGCCGGCGGCGACGACCACGCGGCCGGCCCGGATGCGGTGCACCCGCTGCCGGGGCCCGGGGCCACCCTCGCCGCGGCGCTCGAGGGCGAGCACGAACCCGTCGTCGTAGTGCCCGAAGGCGGTGGTGGCCTGCAGGTGCGTGACGTGGGGGGCGGCCGCCAGCTCGGCGACGACGTCGGCCACGAACTCGTCCGCGGGACGGCCGTCGATCGTCTCGGTGCCGGTCAGGGTGCCGCCGGGGGTCGCCCGGTCGTCGACGAGCACCACGTCCTGCCCCGCCCGGGCCGCGGTGCGCGCGGCGACGAGCCCGGCCGGGCCGGCACCGACGACGAGGACGTCGCAGTGGACGTGCCGGTGGTCGTAGCGGGCGGTGTCGCCGACCTCCGCGAGGCGTCCCTGGCCGGGCACGCCGCGGGCGACGAGGCCCTCGGTGACCTCGACGGTCGTGGCGAGCAGCATCGGCTCGGGGAAGGGCTCCTCGATCTGGACGAGGCCGCCCGGGTCCTCGGTCCAGGCGCCGACGACGCCACGGGGACGGCCGAGCTTGACGCTCGTGCCCAGGGCGACGACGTCGTGCGCGAGGAGCGCGGAGGCGAGGGTGTCGCCGGGGTGGGCGGTGTAGCCGACCCCGTCGAAGGTGAACGACACGGTGCGGGACCGGTCGACCCGGCCGTATCCGTCGACGCGGCTCATGCGGACCTCTCGGGGCGAGCGGAGCGACGGGGGAAGGACCCGTAGGGACGGGTCTCGGCGAAGACGTAGGTGCGGGTGTCGCGCACGGCGCGCAGCCAGCGGCGGCACCCGGCGTCGTGGCACCAGCGCTCCGCGAACGCGCCCTCGGGGTTGTCGCGGAAGAAGACGAACCGGGCCCACTGCTCGTCGTCGAGCGCGGCGGGGTCGGCCGGGTACTCGAGGCCGGCCTGGCCGCCGTAGCGGAACTCGTTCTCCTCGCGCGGCCCGCACCAGGGGCAGGTGATCAGTTGCACGGTGGTCTCCGGGTGGGTGCGACGGGGTCGGTGCGGGAACGGGTCAGTGCGCGACGCCGGCGGCGCCGTGCTCGTCGACGAGCGCGCCGGTGACGAACCGTTCGAGGGCGAAGGGGGCGACGAGCGGGTGCGGGCGGCCGTGCGCGACGGTGTCGGCGAAGGCCCAGCCGATGCCCGGGGTCGCCTTGAAGCCGCCGGTGCCCCAGCCCGCGTTGACCAGCACGTTCTCGTAGGGCGTGTGGCCGACGATCGGGCTGGCGTCGGGGGTGACGTCGACGATGCCGGCCCAGCTGCGCAGCAGGTGGGCGCGGGCGAACACGGGGAAGAGCTCGACGGCGGCGGCCATCTGGCGCTCGATGACCCCGAAGGCCCCGCGCCGGCCGTAGCCGTTGTAGCCGTCGACGCCCGCGCCCATCACGAGCTCGCCCTTGTGGGCCTGCGAGACGTACACGTGGACGGCGTTGGACATGACGATCGTCGGGTGGACCGGCTCGAGCAGCTCGGAGACGAGCGCCTGCAGCGGGTGGGACTGCAGCGGGGTCCGCACGCCGAGCCGGTCGAGCAGCACCGAGGTGTGCCCGGCGGCGCAGAGCGCCACGGTGCCGCAGCCGATGTCGCCGCGGGTGGTGCGGACGCCGGTGACCCGGTCGCCGTCGACGACGAAGTCGGTGACCTGGCAGTTCTGGATGATGTCGATGCCGGCGGCGTCGGCGCGGCGGGCGAAGCCCCAGGCGACGTAGTCGTGCTTCGCGATCCCGGCCCGGGGCTGGTAGGTGGCGCCCTGCACGGGGTAGCGGATGTCGTCGGAGACGTTGACGATCGGGCAGATCTTGGCGACCTCGTCGGGGCCGAGCCACTCGGCGTCGATCCCGTTGAGGCGGTTGGCCTCCACCCGGCGCACCGAGTCGCGGACGTCCTGCTCGGTGTGGGCGAGGTTGAGCACGCCGCGCTGGCTGAACAGGATCGGGTAGCCGAGGTCGTCCTCGAGGCCCTCCCAGAGCTTGAGGGAGTGCTCGTAGATCGCGGCCGACTCGTCCCACAGGTAGTTCGAGCGGATCAGCGTGGTGTTGCGGGCCATGTTGCCGCCGGCCAGCCACCCGCGCTCCAGCACGGCGACGTTCGTGATGCCGTGCTTCTGCGCGAGGTAGTGGGCGGTGGCCAGGCCGTGCCCGCCGCCGCCGACGATGACCACGTCGTAGGTCTTCTTCGGCTCGGGCGTGCGCCAGAGGAAGTCCGGGTGCTCGGGCAGCGCGGCGCCGGGGGGAACGGTGCTCGTCATGACTGCAGCTCCGGGTAGAGGGGGTGGCGGTCGGCCAGCGCGGCGACGCGGTAGGCCAGGGCGTCGAGCTCGATCTCGGTGACGTCGGGGCGCAGGGCGCGGGCGACGACGTCGGCGACCTCGCGGAAGTCGGAGACGGTGAACCCGCGGGTCGCGAGCGCGGCGGTGCCGATGCGCACGCCGGAGCTGACCATCGGGGGCCGGGGGTCGAACGGGACGGCGTTGCGGTTGACCGTGACCCCGACGCGGTGCAGCCGGTCCTCGGCCTGCTTGCCGTCGAGCACGTGGTCGCGCAGGTCGACCAGGACGAGGTGCACGTCGGTGCCGCCGGAGACCACCCCGACGCCGGGCTCGGTGAGCAGCCGCTCGGCGAGGACGCGGGCGCCGGCGAGCGTGCGCTCGCAGCGCTCCCGGAACTCGGGGGTGCCCGCGAGCTTGAAGGCGACGGCCTTGGCGGCGATCACGTGCTCGAGGGGGCCGCCCTGCTGGCCGGGGAAGACCGCGGAGTTGAGCGCCTTGGCCAGGGAGCGGTCCGCCGCGAGGATCACGCCGCCGCGCGGGCCGCCGAGCGTCTTGTGCGTGGTCGAGGTGACGACGTGCGCGTGCGGCACCGGCGAGGGGTGCAGCCCGGCCGCGACGAGCCCGGCGAAGTGGGCCATGTCGACCATCAGGTACGCACCGACCTCGTCGGCGATCCGCCGGAACGCCGCGAAGTCGAGCTGCCGGGGGTAGGCCGACCACCCGGCGATGATCAGCTTGGGGCGGTGCTCCCGGGCGAGTCGGGCGACCTCGTCCAGGTCGACCCGGTGGTCGTCGGCCCGCACGTGGTAGGCGGCGACGTCGTAGAGCCGGCCCGAGAAGTTCAGGCGCATGCCGTGGGTGAGGTGCCCGCCGTGCGCGAGGTCCAGCCCGAGGATCGTGTCGCCCGGCGTCAGCAGCGCGGCCATGACCGCGGCGTTGGCCTGCGCACCGGAGTGCGGCTGGACGTTCGCGTACTCGGCGCCGAAGAGGTCCTTGAGCCGCTCGATGGCGAGGGTCTCGACGACGTCGACGTGCTCGCACCCGCCGTAGTACCGGCGGCCCGGGTAGCCCTCGGCGTACTTGTTGGTGAGCACCGAGCCCTGCGCCGCCATCACCGCGAGCGGCGCGAAGTTCTCGCTGGCGATCATCTCGAGCGTGCCGTGCTGCCGGTCGAGCTCCCGGGCGACCGCGGCGTGCACCTCGGGATCGACCTCCGCCAGGGACCCGTCGAGGGCCGCGCGGGGCCCCGTCCCCACCGTCGTCGTGCTCATCGTCGCTCCCGCTCGCCGACTGATATATCAACTGCCGAGGACTGTAGACACGGCTGCCGACGAGGGTCAACACTCGTCACGCCGCGACCTCACGGCGACCGGGTGACACCTCGGAAGACGACGCAGGAGGAGCCACGATGACGACCGGGACGACGACCGGGATCCAGACCGGCAGGACCCCCGGCCGGGGCCTCGACGAGGTCGCCCGGCTGGACCGCTGGCTGCGCGCGCGGGCCACTCCCGACCGCGCACTGGGCTGCACCATCCGCGCGGCCGACCGGGACGCGGCGGCGGAGGTGGCCGCGCGCCACGGCTACGCGCTGCGGGCCAGTGCGGTGGAGGAGCCCGGGGCGCTGTGGGCGGAGTTCCGACCGGTGGACTGAGCCCCGAGTGGTGGTCGCGGGGCGCAGCGGTCAGGCTGGCGGGTGCCATGACCGCACCCCGTCACGCGCGCGCCCGCCGTCTCGGCCTGGCCGGTGCCGCCGCCCTGCTGCTCCTCGTGTCCGCCTGTTCCTCCGACGGTGGGTCCTCCCCCGGGAGCCCGCCCTCGCCGGTGGCGGTGACGGCCCCCGTCGCCGCCACGCCGGACGGGCTGGTGCAGTCCCCCGTCACCGTGCCCGCCGGGATGGGCGACGCCCCGTTCGACAGCCCGCGCTCGGTGCTCACCCCGCCCGGGTGGACGGTGTCGGTGTGGGCCCGGGTGCCGAAGGCGCGCCTGGAGACGTGGGCGCCGGACGGGTCGCTGCTCGTGTCGTTGCCGGGCAGCGGTGAGGTGGCCCGCCTCGTCCCGGGCGCGAACGGCGCCGCGCCGCAGCAGTCGACGCTGCTCTCGGGCCTCACCCAGCCGCACGGCATGGCCTTCGACGGCGGGACGCTCTACGTCGCCGAGAGCGACCAGATCTCCGCCTACGACTACGCGAACGGCGCCGCCACCAACAAGCGCGTCGTGGTGCCGAACCTGCCCGACGCCAAGAGCCCGGACCTGCGCGGCGCCTACGCGCACGCGCTGAAGACCGTGGTGGTGGGCCCGGACAGGTCGCTGTACGTCTCGGTCGGCTCGACCGCGAACATCTCCCCGCAGGACCGCGACGCGACCCCGCAGCGGGCCGCGATCCTGCGCGTCCCACCCGGCTCGAACACCCCGGAGGTCTTCGCGCGCGGCGTGCGCAACGGCACCGGCCTGGCGTTCGCGCCCGACGGCCGGCTGTGGACCGCCGTGAACAACCGCGACAACATCGCCTACCCGTGGCCGGGCCCGCAGTTCGGGCAGGTGCTGCCCGAGTACGTCAACGACCACCCGCCGGAGGAGCTGGCCGCGCTCACGCCCGGTCGCGACCTGGGCTGGCCCTACTGCAACCCGGAGCCCGACGTCCGACCCGGCCAGGCCGACTCGCCGATGCGGAACGCGGACCTGCCGTTCACCCGCGACGTCGAGACCAACGCCGACGGCTCGAAGCTCGACTGCTCCACGCTCCCGCCGCTCGAGCAGACCTTCGGCGCCCACTCGGCGCCGCTCGGACTCGCGTTCGCGGACCTGCCGGGGCTCGGCGAGGGCGCGGTCGCCGGCGTGCACGGGTCCTGGAACCGGACCGCTCCGCGCGCGCCGGAGGTCTCGTTCTTCCCGTGGTCGGGCGGCCGCATGGGCGACCAGCGGACGCTCGTCGGCGGCTTCCAGGCCCCCGACGGCTCGCGCTGGGGGCGCCCGGTCGCGGCGGTGCCCGGTCCCGACGGTGCGCTCTACGTCTCCGACGACGGGGCCGGGGCGATCTACCGGGTCGCGCGCAGCAACTGATCGACGGCGCGGGTGACGAGCTCGGCCGCGTGCGCCTGCGCGCGGTCGAGGTCGGGCTCGAGGTCGAGCAGGGCCGCGGTCCCGACGATGCCCGCCGCGGCCAGCTCGGCCGCGTCGAGGTCGACCCGGCCCGCGACCGCGAGGACCTCCACCCCGGCGGCCCGGGCCCGGGCGGCGACCCCGGCCGGGCCCTTCCCGCGCAGCGTCTGGGCGTCCAGCCGACCCTCACCGGTGACGACGAGGTCGGCGCGCGCGAGGCGCTCGTCGAAGCCGAGCAGGTCGGCGACCAGGTCGAAGCCCGGCCGCAACCGGGCGTCGAGCAGGCTCATGAGCCCGAACCCCGCTCCCCCGGCCGCACCGGCGCCGGGGACCTCCGCGAGGTCCGGCCCGACCACCTCCGCCCAGTGCGCGAGGGCGGCGTCGAGCGCCTCGACGTCGTCGGGACCGGCGCCCTTCTGCGGGCCGTAGACCGCGGCCGCCCCGTGCTCGCCGAGGAGCGGGTTGTCGACGTCGCAGGCGACCTCGATCGTCGCCCCGAGGCGCGGCGGACGCTCCGCGGTCACGACGGCGGGCAGGCCCCCGCCCCCGGTCCCGGGCGGCAGCTCCCGGCCGTCGGCGTCGCGCAGGACCGCGCCGAGCGCCTGGGCCAGTCCCGCGCCGCCGTCGGTCGAGGCGCTCCCGCCGAGCCCGAGGACGATCCGCCCGGCCCCTGCGTCGAGCGCCGCGCGGACCACCTCGCCGAGCCCGCGTGTGGAGGACGTGTACGGCTCGAGGACCCCACCGGGGAGCCGGACCAGCCCGCAGACGTCGGCGAGCTCGACGACCGCGGTGTCCCCGGAGCGGGCGAACGACGTGGCGACCGGCTCCCCGGTCGGCCCCGCGGCCGTGAGCGCACGGCGCTCGAACCCGGCGGCGACGGCGGCGTCCACCGTCCCGTCCCCGCCGTCGGCGATGGGACAGAGCTCGACGGTGTGCCCGTGGTCGGTGAGCGCCCGGGCGATCGCCTCGGCGACCCCGACGGCGGGCAGCGAACCCTTGAACTTGTCCGGCGCGACGAGGACGTGCACCCGGGAAGCCTCCCCCGCGGTGGGCGGTCCCGTCGAGGGCGGGGTCAGAGCTGGGACGAGGAGCGGGCGTGGAAGGTCAGCGAACCATAAGGTCAGCAATTCTTTGAAGTCAGAGGTTTTCGCCTGTTCCTGTCATAATCTAAGTTATCGGATCGACATCGTCGCAGCTCAGCGTACAGTCCTGACATAATATGCGATCGATGCAGGCCGTTGTACGACCATCCGGAGTCAAGGTCGGCGCGCGCGTACAGATCGTCGTAATTCCGCCGTGTGGAGTGTCGGCGACGGGTCGCCGAGCTGGTCGATCAACAGGGGCGTTGCGAACACCCGCGCCTTCGCCTACCACCGCGTGGGGCCACCGGCATCGAGCAGGCGGACCTCGGGCGCGTCGGCGGTGAGCTGGTGCCAGACCGCGATGTTGAAGCCGACGATCTGAGCATCGGCGTTCCACTGTTCGAACTCGTCGGCCATCAATCGTTGGGCTTTGTCACCGTGGCCTCCCCGCGCCGCCTCGTCGGACACGCCGACACGAACGAGTGAACTCCGGTCTCGCCACATGACTACGCGCTAACAGCGCTGCCGACGTCTGCGAACCCCCCGCCAGCACCACGACGTCGGGGGACGAACAGATGACCAGCACGATGACCAGCAGGCCGCGCCACACGAGCTCCGCAGCCACCAGCTCCTGGCGCCACCCGTGGCTCGACGAGGACGCCGAGGTCACCGCGCCGCTACTGCTCCCCTCTGCCCATCGGGCCGCACCGCCCGCACCGGGTCCCCAGCCTCGTCCGCGGACCGCCCTACGAACCGCCCTCGTCGCGCTCGCGCTGGTACTGCTTGCCGGCACCGCCGGCGGGGCCTACCTCCTCGGCGCCACCAGCACCTCCGCCGCCACGCCCGCCGACCAGGCAGCCGGCGCGCCAGTCGACGGTGGGCCGGAGTTGCTTGAGGCCAACGGCAATCCCCTGGACGCCGCAGTCGCCGACCAGGTCCGCTTGGTCTACACCGCGCTGCAGCGCGGCGACCTCGGCTCTATCCGCGTCGCCTACGGCGCAGCCGGATCCGACGACGGTCTCGACACCGAACCCCACCTGCGCGATGCGGAGGTCCGGGCCCAGCTGCTCGCTGCGCTGCGCACCCACCCCATCCACGACGACCACGGCTACGACTACCGCGCCGGCGCATACGGGCTCGAGTTCAACCAGGCCATCGGCCCGCTCGGCGCCGGCCTCGGCCGGATCATCGGCCCCTGGAGCACCACAGTCGCCAGCATCCCGGCGAGCTCAACCCCCAGCACCACCCCGCGCGCGAGCTCCTCGAAGACGAAGACGGCACCGAAGACCACAGCGAAGGCCGCGTCCAAGACCTCCTCCGCGTCGTCCTACCCATACCAGCCCCTTGGTCAGGTC contains:
- a CDS encoding sarcosine oxidase subunit beta family protein; translated protein: MTSTVPPGAALPEHPDFLWRTPEPKKTYDVVIVGGGGHGLATAHYLAQKHGITNVAVLERGWLAGGNMARNTTLIRSNYLWDESAAIYEHSLKLWEGLEDDLGYPILFSQRGVLNLAHTEQDVRDSVRRVEANRLNGIDAEWLGPDEVAKICPIVNVSDDIRYPVQGATYQPRAGIAKHDYVAWGFARRADAAGIDIIQNCQVTDFVVDGDRVTGVRTTRGDIGCGTVALCAAGHTSVLLDRLGVRTPLQSHPLQALVSELLEPVHPTIVMSNAVHVYVSQAHKGELVMGAGVDGYNGYGRRGAFGVIERQMAAAVELFPVFARAHLLRSWAGIVDVTPDASPIVGHTPYENVLVNAGWGTGGFKATPGIGWAFADTVAHGRPHPLVAPFALERFVTGALVDEHGAAGVAH
- the glyA gene encoding serine hydroxymethyltransferase; the protein is MSTTTVGTGPRAALDGSLAEVDPEVHAAVARELDRQHGTLEMIASENFAPLAVMAAQGSVLTNKYAEGYPGRRYYGGCEHVDVVETLAIERLKDLFGAEYANVQPHSGAQANAAVMAALLTPGDTILGLDLAHGGHLTHGMRLNFSGRLYDVAAYHVRADDHRVDLDEVARLAREHRPKLIIAGWSAYPRQLDFAAFRRIADEVGAYLMVDMAHFAGLVAAGLHPSPVPHAHVVTSTTHKTLGGPRGGVILAADRSLAKALNSAVFPGQQGGPLEHVIAAKAVAFKLAGTPEFRERCERTLAGARVLAERLLTEPGVGVVSGGTDVHLVLVDLRDHVLDGKQAEDRLHRVGVTVNRNAVPFDPRPPMVSSGVRIGTAALATRGFTVSDFREVADVVARALRPDVTEIELDALAYRVAALADRHPLYPELQS
- a CDS encoding PQQ-dependent sugar dehydrogenase, with translation MTAPRHARARRLGLAGAAALLLLVSACSSDGGSSPGSPPSPVAVTAPVAATPDGLVQSPVTVPAGMGDAPFDSPRSVLTPPGWTVSVWARVPKARLETWAPDGSLLVSLPGSGEVARLVPGANGAAPQQSTLLSGLTQPHGMAFDGGTLYVAESDQISAYDYANGAATNKRVVVPNLPDAKSPDLRGAYAHALKTVVVGPDRSLYVSVGSTANISPQDRDATPQRAAILRVPPGSNTPEVFARGVRNGTGLAFAPDGRLWTAVNNRDNIAYPWPGPQFGQVLPEYVNDHPPEELAALTPGRDLGWPYCNPEPDVRPGQADSPMRNADLPFTRDVETNADGSKLDCSTLPPLEQTFGAHSAPLGLAFADLPGLGEGAVAGVHGSWNRTAPRAPEVSFFPWSGGRMGDQRTLVGGFQAPDGSRWGRPVAAVPGPDGALYVSDDGAGAIYRVARSN
- a CDS encoding glycerate kinase, with the translated sequence MHVLVAPDKFKGSLPAVGVAEAIARALTDHGHTVELCPIADGGDGTVDAAVAAGFERRALTAAGPTGEPVATSFARSGDTAVVELADVCGLVRLPGGVLEPYTSSTRGLGEVVRAALDAGAGRIVLGLGGSASTDGGAGLAQALGAVLRDADGRELPPGTGGGGLPAVVTAERPPRLGATIEVACDVDNPLLGEHGAAAVYGPQKGAGPDDVEALDAALAHWAEVVGPDLAEVPGAGAAGGAGFGLMSLLDARLRPGFDLVADLLGFDERLARADLVVTGEGRLDAQTLRGKGPAGVAARARAAGVEVLAVAGRVDLDAAELAAAGIVGTAALLDLEPDLDRAQAHAAELVTRAVDQLLRATR